The stretch of DNA CGCGACGGAGGAGCCCGAATACTGGAGCGCATACGGCAAGAAGATATTCCGGGTGTCGCAGTTGCTCGATCGCGTGGAGCGCCTCAACATTCCGGAAGAGTGCGCCGAACTGGCCGCGCTTCAGGCCGAACTTGACTCGAAAATGGTGGCGGATTACTTCGACCGGCGCGACCGCAATCACAAGGTCAACCGTTCCGCAATCCGGATGGCCGCCGAAGGGGTTCTCGATTTCCTTTTCCTGAGCCAGGACGACGCCAGCGAATACGGGGTGCCGGCCCGCGAGCAGCGCACCCTTCGCTCCGATATCCAGTCGCTGAACATCAACGACAAGGTTGTGGTGTACCCGGGCGCGGACGAAGTGGGCCTTGTACTGCTGGCGCGCGCGGCGTGCCAACTGGCGGGCTACACGCCTCGCTTTTTCCCGCGGTATGCCTCCACCCGGGGCGACGAGATCATCGCGCTGTTCGAGGACCGGCCGCTGGGTCAGACGGTTCGCGGCGAGATCTACTGCGTGGGCGGGGTGACAGTCGAAGGGCCAAGAGACGCCGACGTAATGCTCTTTGTGAACACGCCCGGTGAGGCGCAGAGTTATCCGCCGTGGGCGGCCACCGCGCGCACGGTGGAAACACCCGCGCGTAACCTGCCCGATTTTCTGGCCGCGCTGAAATTCTACGCCGGCTACATGCAGGTCGCCGTGGCTGACGTAGCCTACTGCAACGGCGCGGATCCGGCTCTGGTTCCGCTGCTGCCCAAATTCATCGGATATCCGCAGCTCGCCGCGTACGGCGGGTGGAATACCGCTGCGAATACGATCGGAACCGTGGTTGCCCACGCGACGATGCGCACACTGGGCCTGCATCACGTTGAGGGAGGCGATCCGCTGAAGCGCGAGGAAGCGCACCAGACCTTCCTTTTCCACCGCCTGCTGGAAGACTGGGGCTACCAGACCGTCATCCGCACGGAGATCGAGAACGCCCGCGCCGGATCGGAAGACTGGGATAAACTGACGCCGGCCGCCGTTGAGACCCTCCGCGCCGAGGCCGAGCGCCGCCTGGAGATGCTTGGCTCACACGCGTTCAGCGAGTGGTTTGCCGGCCAAGGCAGCAGCCCGGATCCGACGCTGCGCCCCGAAGGCTGGGAACTGCGGCGTGTAACACTGCCCTGGAACCGGACGTTCGAGGTCGGTCTGGACGTATGCGTTGGCGTCGAGGGCAGCACCGCTCAACAACACGCCGCGGACTAGGGGATGGTATTCAGGATTCAACGCTGAACGTCGGCCGTTCGCTCTTCGGCGGCGGCGCCGGCACTGCTCAGCCGTCGGCTTCAGCCGATGGCTCGCAAGCCGTTGCCTGAGATCGTAATGAGCATCGGGGATTGAGGGACGCATCGCGTCGCCTCACCCTGAATGCCGGATTACTCCAGGTCTTCGAGCCGGTCCACCCGCTTCTGGAGGGCCACTATGTACGCCCACAGGCCGATCCACACGACCAGGCACGCCGCGCCGAAAGCCGAAAGTGCTGCGTTCATCCTTCCAATCTCCCTTCCCGCTTCCAGGCGAGCAGTGTGATGCGGGTCTCAAGCGTGTGAACCCAGAAGAACAGGCCTATGAAGGCCATTATGCTCAGGCCGATGGTCATCCCGAACGTGCCCGGAAGCCTCGCCTCGCCGGGCCGCAGGTGAAGAGACGGCATCATCCTCGGCAGGCCGAAAATCAGGAACAGCGCGGTCGGGCACGCCAGCACCGCATAAACCGCCGCCAGGGCGCCCTCGCGCTCCGGGTCGTCTACCGCGCTCCGCAGAGCGAAATAGGCCATATACGTAAGCAGGGCCAGCGCCAGCCCGGTTTCCCGCGGGTCCCAGTTCCAGGCCGCGCCCCATTCGGCGTTCGCCCAGACCATCCCCATCAGAAGCGCCATAACGCCGAAGAACAGCCCCAGACGGGCGGCCACCATGGAACGGGCGTCATGCCTCGGATCGCGCGTCATCAGGTATCGTACGGCATAGAACAGAGCCAGCAGGAACCCCACGGAGCAAAGCTCGGCGCATGGCACATGGAAAAACAGAATGCGTGTCGCATCGGGCGCGTTGAACTGCCCTCCGTCCGCCGGCGACGGGGGCGCCTTCACCACGAAAAACGCCATCACGATAACGCCCGCCATGCCCGCCAGCAGCAGAAGCGCCAGCGCCATGCGCAGGCCCGCGTTCATTCTTCCCATAGGACCTCGAAGACAAGAAAGGCGACCGTCAGCAACAGGCCGTCAAATGCGATCAGCAGCTCGATCGGACCGTCGAGCGCGGCGCGCGAGCCGGGCAGGCACGCCTGCGTTCCACGAATGCCGCCTATGAGCGCCGGGATCAGCAGCGGAAACGCGATCGCCGCGAACAACTCGCCTCGTCCGCGCGCCTTCGCGACCAGCGCCGCCGAAACCGTCGCCGCAGCGCTCAATCCGATTGTACCCAGCAACAGTACACACGCAAATCCCCGCCAGTTCGCAATCGGCAGCGCCATCAGCAGCAGGAAAAGCGGCAGCACCACCGCTTCGAGCACCAGCATCAGGCCCAGGTTGGCCAAAAGCTTCCCCAGGAGGACCGCGTGCGCCTTGCCGGCCATACGCAGCGCGAGTGCGGTTCCGCTCTCTTCTTCCGCTACAAACGAGCGCGCCAGGCCCGCCGTCGCCGCAAAGAAAATCACCACCCACAGGATGCTCGCGAGGATGGATGGCGCGACCCGCCTGGGG from Armatimonadota bacterium encodes:
- a CDS encoding DUF4127 family protein, giving the protein MPNRILLMPLDERPCNAWYPRYVAPIGGVELVMPPAEFMPTFRSPGNPEAMAQWFLANIDSVDAAVVSIDMLGYGGLIPSRIGYETAEEVISRLDVIREAKRRKPDIPLLGFNIIMRTSDSNSATEEPEYWSAYGKKIFRVSQLLDRVERLNIPEECAELAALQAELDSKMVADYFDRRDRNHKVNRSAIRMAAEGVLDFLFLSQDDASEYGVPAREQRTLRSDIQSLNINDKVVVYPGADEVGLVLLARAACQLAGYTPRFFPRYASTRGDEIIALFEDRPLGQTVRGEIYCVGGVTVEGPRDADVMLFVNTPGEAQSYPPWAATARTVETPARNLPDFLAALKFYAGYMQVAVADVAYCNGADPALVPLLPKFIGYPQLAAYGGWNTAANTIGTVVAHATMRTLGLHHVEGGDPLKREEAHQTFLFHRLLEDWGYQTVIRTEIENARAGSEDWDKLTPAAVETLRAEAERRLEMLGSHAFSEWFAGQGSSPDPTLRPEGWELRRVTLPWNRTFEVGLDVCVGVEGSTAQQHAAD
- the ccsA gene encoding cytochrome c biogenesis protein CcsA; the encoded protein is MGRMNAGLRMALALLLLAGMAGVIVMAFFVVKAPPSPADGGQFNAPDATRILFFHVPCAELCSVGFLLALFYAVRYLMTRDPRHDARSMVAARLGLFFGVMALLMGMVWANAEWGAAWNWDPRETGLALALLTYMAYFALRSAVDDPEREGALAAVYAVLACPTALFLIFGLPRMMPSLHLRPGEARLPGTFGMTIGLSIMAFIGLFFWVHTLETRITLLAWKREGRLEG
- a CDS encoding heme exporter protein CcmB — protein: MMRAALALVKKDALAESRSRTALNASLLFAVTSLVAVAFSLGPRRVAPSILASILWVVIFFAATAGLARSFVAEEESGTALALRMAGKAHAVLLGKLLANLGLMLVLEAVVLPLFLLLMALPIANWRGFACVLLLGTIGLSAAATVSAALVAKARGRGELFAAIAFPLLIPALIGGIRGTQACLPGSRAALDGPIELLIAFDGLLLTVAFLVFEVLWEE